Within Deinococcus actinosclerus, the genomic segment AGGCCGCGCGCCTGGCCGACCTCCCCGCGCGGGTGGTGGTCAGCGGCGTCGGCCCGGTCGCGGCGGCGCTGGCGACGCAGCGCGCCCTGACGCAGGCGCCGGCGCGGCTGGTGATCAGCGCCGGGATCGGCGGGGCGTACCCCGGCAGCGGCATGCACCCGGGCGACCTTGCGGTGTCCAGCGTGATGATTCAGGCGGATCTGGGCGCCTGGGACGCCGGGACCTTCCGGCCACTGGGCGAACTGGGGCTGTCGGTGCGGCCGGATGAACCGCAGGACGCCCTCTTCCCGGCCTGGGGAGGGGCGCAGGCCGCAGCCGTCCGGGCGGGCGCCGCGCTCGGCCCGGCCCTGACCCTGAGCAGCGTGACGGGCAGCCTGGAACAGGCGCTGGCGCTGACCGCCCGGTATCCCGGCGCGCTGTGCGAGGGCATGGAGGGCGCGGGGGTGGCCCACGCCGCCCTGCTCCGGGGCGTCCCGGCCGTGGAGGTGCGGGGCATCAGCAACCCGGTCGGGCCGCGTGACCGCAGCGCGTGGCGGATCCCCGAGGCGCTCGCGGCCACCCGCCGGGGGGTGGAGGCCGCGCTGGCCGTGATAGGTGACAGGTGACGGGTGGGCCGCCGGCGCGGCACGCCGTCCCACGGGCCACCTGTCCGCTTCCCCTCTCGTGCGTACCGCGCCCTACTTCCCGCGCCTCTACAGCAGGCGGCCGTCGTCGGGGAAGTCCAGCGGATCGGGGGTCTGCACGGGCACGCCGTGGGCGTTCAGCGCCTCACGCAGCATGGGGATGTTCTTCAGGGCGTGGCCCCTGGTGGTGTTCTCGAAGAACACGTACAGCTCGCTGAGGTCCTCCGCGACGAGCGCGATCTTCTGGGCCCATTCGTCCATCTCGGCGCGGGAGTAGAGATAGTCGTGGCGCTCGGCGGCACTCTGGCCGTCCCACCAGTTCGCGGCGTTGCGGCCGTGCAGGCGCAGGTAGCCCACGTCCGCCGTGACGTGCAGCTGCGGTTCGGGCAGGCCGCCGGCTGGCGGGTAGTCCGGGCTGACCCAGATCACGCCGCGCTCGGCCATGCCCTCGCGCACCTCGGGGCGGTCCCAGTCCTCGTGGCGGATCTCGACGGCCAGTTCATGCCCGGCGAAACGTTCGGTGAGCATCTGGAGGTACCGCCGGTTGGCGGGCGTGCGGTGGAACGAGTAGGGGAACTGCGCCAGGTAGGGGCCCAGCACGCCCGCCTCACGCAGCGGCTCGGGGCTTTGCAGCATGCGGTCGAAGTCGGCGTCGGTGGGCGCGCGGTCGTGCGTGAACACCCGGTGGAGTTTCACGGTGAAGCGGACCCGTCCGGCACTCTTGCGGAGCATGCCCTCGAAGGCCTTCAGGCCGGGAATGCCGTAGAACGAGGCGTTCAGTTCGGCCGCGTCGAAGTGCCGGGCGTAGGTGCTCAGGTAGTCGTCCTTGCGCACGCCGTCGTACAGCAGGCCCGGGGCCGCCCAGTCGTCGTTGCTGTAGCCGCCGCAGCCGATATACACGCGCATGCCTGTCAGGGTAGCGCCCGGGGCGCGCGGCCTCCTTGGCGCATTCTTCAGTTCGTGCGCGGCGGGCGGTTCAGGGCCGTCCAGAAGGCCTGGATGGTGCGCAGCGCTTCGCGGAACTGCTTGAAGTCCATCGGCTTGACCACGTAGGCGCTCGCGCCGTGCGCGTAGGATTCGCGGATGTCGCGGCTCTCCCCGCTGGTGGTGAGCATCACGACCGGCAGGCCCTGCAGGCCGCGCTCGGCCCGGATGGCGTCGAGCACCGCGATGCCGTCCATGTGGGGCATGTTCAGGTCGAGCAGCACCAGATCCGGCAGGGTGCCCTCGTCGCGGGCGCGGCGCAGCAGGGTCAGGGCTTCGGACCCGCTGCCGGCCACATCGACGGCGCTGCCTTCGGCTTCGGACTCGTCCAGGGCAGTCAGGGCGAGTTCCACGTCGTTGGGGTTGTCGTCGATCAGCAGGATTCTGCGGGTGTTCACGGGGGCCTCCCGGTGGGGGTGAGGTCGCCTGACAGGACCGGCGGGCACGGCGCCCACCAGTGACCCGCAGTGTAGCAAAGCCCATGAGCCTTTCCTTAACTCGATTTAACGTTGTGGGGTCAGGCACGGCGCAGTGCAGGGCAGCCCCACACTGCGCCGCGCTGGGCAGCCCTGCACTGCGCCGCGCGGGCAGCGCGTAGACTGCGCCCCATGTTGACCAAGCGCATCATTCCCTGCCTGGACGTCCAGAACGGCCGGGTGGTGAAAAATGTCCGGTTCTTCGAGAACCACCGCGACGCCGGCGACCCGCTGGCGCTCGCGCAGGCCTACGAGGCCCAGCAGGCCGATGAACTGGTGTTCTACGACATCACCGCCACGTTCGAAGGCCGCAGCCTGATGCTGGACGTCGCCGCGCGCGTGGCCGAACAGGTCATGATGCCCCTGACCGTGGGCGGCGGCGTGAACGCCCTATCCGACTTCCGGCAGCTGCTGCTGGCCGGCGCGGACAAGATCAGCGTGAACAGCGGCGCATTGACCCGCCCCGAGCTGATCCGCGAGGCCAGCGACCACTACGGCGCGCAGTGCGTGATGCTCAGCATCGACGCCAAACGCCGCGAAGGCGGCGGCTGGAACGTCTTCCGCGCGGGCGGCCGGGTCGATACGGGCCTGGACCTGATCGAGTGGGCCACGCGCGGACAGGCGCTCGGGGCGGGCGAGATCTGCCTGAACGTCATGGACGCCGACGGCACCCGTGACGGCTTCGCGCTCGACGCCACCCGCGCCGTGGCGCGCGCCGTGGACCTGCCGGTCATCGCGTCCGGCGGCGCCGGGAAGCTGGAAGACTTCCGCGACGTGCTGCGCTCCGGCGAGGACGGCGGGAACGCCGACGCCGCGCTGGCCGCCAGCGTGTTCCACTTCGGTGAGCTGACCGTCCCACAGGTCAAGGCGTACCTGAAGGGCGAGGGGCTGCCGGTGCGGCCCGACTGGCACGACACTGCCCGACTCTGACCTGCCCCACCCCCCACACTCCTGGCCTCCGGAGGGGGCCTGACATGACATCCCCCACACCTCTGTCCCCCGATGCCCTGAACTTCGATCCTCAGACCGGCCTGATTCCGGTCGTCACGCAGGACGCCCGCAGCGGCGCCGTCCTGATGCAAGCCTGGGCCGACCGCGCCGCCGTCCAGCGCACCCTGGACACCCGCGAGGCCACCTACTGGTCGCGCTCCCGCGCCCAGCAGTGGGTCAAGGGCGCCACCAGCGGCCACACCCAGCAGGTCGTGGACGTGCAGGCCGACTGCGACGGCGACAGCCTGCTGTACCGCGTCGTGCAGACCGGCCCGGCCTGCCACACCGGCGCGTACTCCTGCTACCACCAGCCCCTCCTGACCGGCGAGGCGCCCCAGGCCGGCCTGGACGGCACGCTCGACCGCGTGTACGCGACCATCACCGAGCGGCTCGCCACGCTGCCCGAGAACAGCTACGTCGCGCGGCTGCACGCCGGCGGGCTGGACCGCGTGCTGAAGAAGATCAGCGAGGAGAGCGGCGAGGTGCTGCTGGCCGCGAAGAACGCCGACCGCGCCGAACTCGCCACCGAGGTCGCCGACCTGCTGTTCCACACCCTGTTCGCCATGGCCGAGGTGGGCGTCAGCCCCGCCGACGTCGCTGCCGTCCTCCAGGAACGCGAGGGCCGCACCGGACTCAAGGGCCCGAAAGAAGTCGGCTGAGCCTCCGGGTCATGGGGCGAGGGGCTGAGGCACCGGTAACCGCCTCAGCCCCTCGCGCTTTCCCCCTCAGAACAGCATGGGCTGACGCGCCTCCTCCTCCACCTGGGGGAGCGCGTCCACCTTCACGTATTCCAGCCCGGCGGCCTGCGCGACCTTCAGCGCGGGCAGGGTGATGTCCGGCGCAGCGAGGATGCCGCGCACCGGAGCCGTCACCTGCGTGCGCACGGCGTCCACGTAGCGCCCGAGCTGGTGCACGGCCTCGTGCCCGGCCTTGCCGCGCTTGAGTTCCACGACCACGTAGCGGCCCTGCGCGTCGCGGGCGTACAGGTCGATGCCGCCCACCCCCACGAGCAGTTCACGGTCCAGGACGCTCAGGCCCGGCTCGATCAGGTGTGGCGCGCGGGCCAGGGCCTGCTGCATCTGCGCCTCGCTGCCCTGGAGCAGGAACAGCGCCTCGTCCGCGAGGTTCAGCGCCGTGACCTGCGCGCACTGGATCACGCGCACCCGCACGACCTCCGCCGGGCTGCGTCTCTCGGCGTGCAGCACCACGCAGCCGCCGTCCAGGTCCGCCGAGAGGTGATCGGTGCGCGGCTGCCAGTTCACGGGTTTCACGCCGCGGGGGCCATGCACCTGCACGGAACCGTCCGGCTTGACGAGCAGCAGGCGGTCGCCGGCCTCGGCCATGCTGGTGGCCCGCCCGGCGTACAGCACCTCGACCTCCCCGGCCAGATGCAGGGTCACGCGGGCGTGCAGGTGGGCGCGCAGGAACGCCAGCAGGGCTTCGGGGGCAGGGTGGGTCAGGGACTCGATCAGCATGGGTGGGGCGCGCCTCGCGCGCGGCGCAGCATAGTGCGCGGCGGGGGGCGGCGACCAGAGGCGGGGCGCCGCGAGGGAGCCCCTCGCCCACGCCCGGGCCGACCCCACCCATGAAGGATGCATGAAGAGGGCGTGTGATCCGATGGGCGGCGGCCCGCATAGCCCTGGGTAGAGAAGCGGACTCCGACCCGCTTCCAGTCCGCGCTGTCGGCCCCGCCGCTCCCCGCTCCTCCCGGAGGTTCCCGATGAAACACGCTGCCCTGCTGATCCTGTCCGCCCTGACCCTCGCGTCCTGCTCGGCGCCCCGCACCCCCGCCGCACCCGCCGGGCAGGTCGCCTACGGCCTGGGCGGCAACACGCTGTACACCTTCGGCCTGGACAACCCGCAGGCCAGCCTGAGCAGCCTGAGCATCAACGGTCTGGGGGCCGGCGAGACGCTGGTGGATCTGGACGTCCGCAACACCGACGGGCAGCTGTATGGCGTGACGGGCAGCGGCAAGGTGTACCGCATCGACCCGGCCACCGGCTGGAGCACCGACGACAGCAGCGTCGCCCTGAACGGCAAATCGGCCGTGGCCGTGGACTTCAACCCGGCGGCGAACCGCCTGCGCGTGATCGGCACGGACGACGCGAACTACCGCCACACGCTGGCCGCCACGCCGGTGCCCGCGACCGGCGGCACCACGGCCGACGGCACCTTCGCGTACGGGCCCACCGACGCGAATGCCGGCAGGAACCCCAACCTGGTCGCGGCGGCGTACACCAACTCGTTCAACGACACCGGCAAGGCCAACTCCGGTCAGCCGACCACGCTGTACTCCGTGGACGCCGATCTGGACGCCCTCATCACGCACCCGGCAGCGGGCGGCCCGACCTTCAACACCCTCCAGACGGTGGGGGCCCTGGGCGTGGACGTCATGGCCGGCAAGACCGGTTTCGACATCGCCGGCGCGAACACCGCCCTCCTGAGCAGCGCCGGCGCGAGCGGCACCACGCTGTACACCGTCGACCTGACCACCGGGAAGGCCACCGCGAAGGGCAACCTGAATGTCATGCTCGGCAGCGTGGCTCTGAAACTCGCCACGCCCTGACCGGCGGGCACTGTGCGGCGGAGTGGCGAGCGACAGCCGCTCCGCCGCTGCCCGTCCGGCCCCACCGGTCAGGGGGCAGCGGAACTGAAGACTTGATGGACAAATGTGCATTTTTGGTCAGGCGCGAAGAGGCACACTGGAGCTGTGCGCCCCGCCCAGCGGCCGCGCCGGTCAGGGGTGAATGACATGCAGGTGGTTCAGTTCAGCGATCCGCACATCGACCTCCGGTTCCCGCACCGGGCCGCCGCGCTGGCGCGCGCCGTGACGCACGTGAACACCATGCCGGCGGGGCCGGACGCGGTCCTCATCACCGGGGACTGCGTGGAACACGGGCACCCGGACGAGTACGCGCTGTTCCAGGACCTGCTGCGGCCCCTGCGCGCCCCGGTCTTCATCGTGCCGGGCAACCACGACGACCGCGCGGCGCTGCTGACGCTGTACCCGCCGCCCGCACCGAACCTGCCGGGCTTCCTGCAATACGCCGTGGACGACTTCCCCCTGCGCCTGATCGGCCTGGACACCCACCGGCCCGGGCACGGAGGCGGCGAGCTGGACGGCGCGCGGCTGGACTGGCTGGAGGCGCGGCTGCGCGAGGCCCCGGAGCGGCCCACGCTGCTGTTCATGCACCACCCGCCGGTGCGCACGGGCCTGCACGTCATGGACGGCATGGACCTGCGCGGCCGCGAGGCGCTGTGCGACCTGCTGCTGGACCACCCACAGGTGCTGCGGGTGGTGGCCGGGCACCTGCACATGAGCCTCACGGCGGGATTCGCGCACACCACCGTGATGACCTGCCCCGGCACGGACGCCACCCTGCACCCCGACCTGAGCCGGCCGGCGCAGCTGCGCGTGCAGCGCCAGCCTCCCATGTGCCTGCTGCACGCCTGGACGCCCGAGACGGGCCTGAACTCCTTCACGCAGGTCATCGCCCCCGCGCCCTGGCACCCCCTGTTCGACGGGGACCGCTGGCACGACTTCGATCCCCCACACGGCCCGTACCTGTCGCTCTGATCCCCGGCGCGGCCGGGGCGCGCTGACACCGGGACGTGGCTGACACCGGGACGTGCTGGTACCGGGGCGCCCTGGCATAGTGTCGGACGTGCCTGCCGCCCTCCCGCCCGATGCTCCGAAGTCCGAGTGGCGCGCCTGGGCGCGCGCCGTGCGCAGCGAGCTCCCGGACGTGTCCGCGCCGGTCATGGGCGCGCTGCGCGACCTGCTGCGCGGCCTGGGTGCGCGGCGGGTGCTGGCCTATCGCGCGCTGGGCGGTGAACCGGACGTGAGCGCCCTGAGCGGCGACTTCGAGTTCCTGGCCCCCCGCGCCCGCTTCCGGCCCCAGCCGCGCCTGACCCTGCACCCCTGGGACACCGCGACCGAACCCAGCCGCTTCGGCGCGCTGCAACCGCCCGCCGACGCCCCGCAGGTCGCCCTGGACACCGTGGACGCGATCCTGCTTCCGGGGCTGGCCTTCGACCACGCGGGCATGCGCCTGGGCTACGGCGGGGGCTTCTACGACCGCCTGCTGCCCGCATTCCGGGGCGTGACGATCGGCGTGATCCAGGCCGCCCTGCTCGTGCCGGAACTGCCGCGCGACCCGCACGACTGCCCCGCGCAGTGGCTCGTCACCGAGCGGGGCTCGCACGACACCCGCCAGGGCCATCCGGGGTGACCCGGCACGCGGCGGTCCTGAAGGGACGGGGACGCCCGGCCCGCTACCCGTCGATCCGGAGTTCCGCCTGCGCCTCGCCCGCGCGGTCCGCGACGAGGGCGCGCGCCACCACGTCCGGCCCGAGCGCGCCGCGCGGCACGCGGCCCACCTGCGCCCACAGGCCCGTCTCCACGGCGGGCGGCAGCACCAGCGTGATCCCGACGCCCCGGTGCTCCAGCCGCGCGACCTCCGCCGCGCGGGCCAGCGCCGCCTTGCTCGCCGCGTACTGACTGAAGCCCCGCGCCGTCACCAGTTCCGGCCGTGCGCCCAGCAGGTACACCCGCCCGCCGGGCGCGAGCCGCCCCAGCCCGTGCTTCATGGCCCACAGCGCCCCGAAGTAGTTCGCGTTCCACACCCCCCGGACGTGCGTGGGGTCCGCCTCCCGCAGCGGCTCGGGCAGCGCCGCGCCCGCCGCGTACACCAGCGTGTCCAGCTCTGGTGCGGCCTCCAGCAGCGTCCGGACGTGACTCTCGAAGCCCACGTCCGCCACGCGGCCGGTCGCGCCCAACTCGGAGGCCAGCGCCGCCAGTCGCGTCTCGTCCCGCCCGGAGAGGATCAGCGTGTGTCCAGCGGCCGCAAAGGCCCGCGCCGTCGCCGCGCCGATCCCGCCCGTCGCGCCCAGAATCAGGGTATGCATGCCGGTAGTAGGCGACGCCCGGCGCGCCGGGACCGTCGGAGGGCACACCGAACCAGCCCGGCAGCCATCCCTTAGTTAGGCGACAGGTGATCCCGCATGGCCCGCGCCTGCGCCTCGAACCCCGCCTGCACCCACCGCACGGGCACGAGTGCCGCTGCCGGGCCGTGGAAGACCTCCTCGGTGACGTAGGCCGTGTCGCCGTTCGGCAGGTGCCGCAGCGTCTGCACCCTCTCCGACCGCAGGAGGCCCCAGCGGGCCAGGGGACTGTCGTACCGCCACGCGACCAGCGCCGCGCCGCCTGCCGGGGGCTGCACGCGCGTGACCTGCTCGTCGGAGTGCATGAACCGGCCCCCACGCCAGGGCAGCTTGAATCGCATCCGCACGCCCTCGGCCGCACGTTCAGCCCCCGTGACCTCCACCACGAACGGATTCCAGCTGCCGTAGGCACTGAACGCCACCAGCAGGTCGAAGACCCGCTCCAGGGGGGCCTGCACGGTGATCTCGGTCCGGGCGACACGGGGCATGAG encodes:
- the mqnB gene encoding futalosine hydrolase, which codes for MHDTGRSGASVLIIVATAGEAARLADLPARVVVSGVGPVAAALATQRALTQAPARLVISAGIGGAYPGSGMHPGDLAVSSVMIQADLGAWDAGTFRPLGELGLSVRPDEPQDALFPAWGGAQAAAVRAGAALGPALTLSSVTGSLEQALALTARYPGALCEGMEGAGVAHAALLRGVPAVEVRGISNPVGPRDRSAWRIPEALAATRRGVEAALAVIGDR
- a CDS encoding DUF72 domain-containing protein; its protein translation is MRVYIGCGGYSNDDWAAPGLLYDGVRKDDYLSTYARHFDAAELNASFYGIPGLKAFEGMLRKSAGRVRFTVKLHRVFTHDRAPTDADFDRMLQSPEPLREAGVLGPYLAQFPYSFHRTPANRRYLQMLTERFAGHELAVEIRHEDWDRPEVREGMAERGVIWVSPDYPPAGGLPEPQLHVTADVGYLRLHGRNAANWWDGQSAAERHDYLYSRAEMDEWAQKIALVAEDLSELYVFFENTTRGHALKNIPMLREALNAHGVPVQTPDPLDFPDDGRLL
- a CDS encoding response regulator — translated: MNTRRILLIDDNPNDVELALTALDESEAEGSAVDVAGSGSEALTLLRRARDEGTLPDLVLLDLNMPHMDGIAVLDAIRAERGLQGLPVVMLTTSGESRDIRESYAHGASAYVVKPMDFKQFREALRTIQAFWTALNRPPRTN
- the hisF gene encoding imidazole glycerol phosphate synthase subunit HisF, with protein sequence MLTKRIIPCLDVQNGRVVKNVRFFENHRDAGDPLALAQAYEAQQADELVFYDITATFEGRSLMLDVAARVAEQVMMPLTVGGGVNALSDFRQLLLAGADKISVNSGALTRPELIREASDHYGAQCVMLSIDAKRREGGGWNVFRAGGRVDTGLDLIEWATRGQALGAGEICLNVMDADGTRDGFALDATRAVARAVDLPVIASGGAGKLEDFRDVLRSGEDGGNADAALAASVFHFGELTVPQVKAYLKGEGLPVRPDWHDTARL
- the hisIE gene encoding bifunctional phosphoribosyl-AMP cyclohydrolase/phosphoribosyl-ATP diphosphatase HisIE encodes the protein MTSPTPLSPDALNFDPQTGLIPVVTQDARSGAVLMQAWADRAAVQRTLDTREATYWSRSRAQQWVKGATSGHTQQVVDVQADCDGDSLLYRVVQTGPACHTGAYSCYHQPLLTGEAPQAGLDGTLDRVYATITERLATLPENSYVARLHAGGLDRVLKKISEESGEVLLAAKNADRAELATEVADLLFHTLFAMAEVGVSPADVAAVLQEREGRTGLKGPKEVG
- the nucS gene encoding endonuclease NucS, which codes for MLIESLTHPAPEALLAFLRAHLHARVTLHLAGEVEVLYAGRATSMAEAGDRLLLVKPDGSVQVHGPRGVKPVNWQPRTDHLSADLDGGCVVLHAERRSPAEVVRVRVIQCAQVTALNLADEALFLLQGSEAQMQQALARAPHLIEPGLSVLDRELLVGVGGIDLYARDAQGRYVVVELKRGKAGHEAVHQLGRYVDAVRTQVTAPVRGILAAPDITLPALKVAQAAGLEYVKVDALPQVEEEARQPMLF
- a CDS encoding DUF4394 domain-containing protein, translating into MKHAALLILSALTLASCSAPRTPAAPAGQVAYGLGGNTLYTFGLDNPQASLSSLSINGLGAGETLVDLDVRNTDGQLYGVTGSGKVYRIDPATGWSTDDSSVALNGKSAVAVDFNPAANRLRVIGTDDANYRHTLAATPVPATGGTTADGTFAYGPTDANAGRNPNLVAAAYTNSFNDTGKANSGQPTTLYSVDADLDALITHPAAGGPTFNTLQTVGALGVDVMAGKTGFDIAGANTALLSSAGASGTTLYTVDLTTGKATAKGNLNVMLGSVALKLATP
- a CDS encoding phosphodiesterase → MQVVQFSDPHIDLRFPHRAAALARAVTHVNTMPAGPDAVLITGDCVEHGHPDEYALFQDLLRPLRAPVFIVPGNHDDRAALLTLYPPPAPNLPGFLQYAVDDFPLRLIGLDTHRPGHGGGELDGARLDWLEARLREAPERPTLLFMHHPPVRTGLHVMDGMDLRGREALCDLLLDHPQVLRVVAGHLHMSLTAGFAHTTVMTCPGTDATLHPDLSRPAQLRVQRQPPMCLLHAWTPETGLNSFTQVIAPAPWHPLFDGDRWHDFDPPHGPYLSL
- a CDS encoding 5-formyltetrahydrofolate cyclo-ligase, which produces MPAALPPDAPKSEWRAWARAVRSELPDVSAPVMGALRDLLRGLGARRVLAYRALGGEPDVSALSGDFEFLAPRARFRPQPRLTLHPWDTATEPSRFGALQPPADAPQVALDTVDAILLPGLAFDHAGMRLGYGGGFYDRLLPAFRGVTIGVIQAALLVPELPRDPHDCPAQWLVTERGSHDTRQGHPG
- a CDS encoding SDR family NAD(P)-dependent oxidoreductase; translation: MHTLILGATGGIGAATARAFAAAGHTLILSGRDETRLAALASELGATGRVADVGFESHVRTLLEAAPELDTLVYAAGAALPEPLREADPTHVRGVWNANYFGALWAMKHGLGRLAPGGRVYLLGARPELVTARGFSQYAASKAALARAAEVARLEHRGVGITLVLPPAVETGLWAQVGRVPRGALGPDVVARALVADRAGEAQAELRIDG
- a CDS encoding SRPBCC domain-containing protein; this translates as MPRVARTEITVQAPLERVFDLLVAFSAYGSWNPFVVEVTGAERAAEGVRMRFKLPWRGGRFMHSDEQVTRVQPPAGGAALVAWRYDSPLARWGLLRSERVQTLRHLPNGDTAYVTEEVFHGPAAALVPVRWVQAGFEAQARAMRDHLSPN